The Deinococcus koreensis genome window below encodes:
- a CDS encoding uroporphyrinogen-III synthase yields MDWFGGLNVLSLESRRAEEMATLIQKYGGRATVAPSMREQKLDLTAALAAFERDLRAGTVHALACMTGVGTRLFLRELAARDPELLTLLRGVPLIARGHKPLQALREFGLSGVMVARPHTWQEVMEAMLAGLQRGQHGVILEYGEATPVAMLRELGHAGIRVTSVPVYRCAFPLDPAPLAQAIRDVVLGGPDVLLLSSGTQALHFLKYAERLKLLDEARAALNRLVIVSIGPACSEAAADLGLRIDLEANPHKMGILVRTAAEHAPGIIAGRGLRKTG; encoded by the coding sequence ATGGATTGGTTCGGCGGTCTGAACGTGCTCAGTCTGGAATCGCGCCGCGCCGAGGAGATGGCCACGCTGATCCAGAAATACGGCGGCCGGGCCACGGTAGCGCCCTCCATGCGCGAGCAGAAGCTCGACCTGACGGCTGCGCTGGCCGCCTTCGAGCGCGACCTGCGGGCCGGCACCGTCCACGCCCTGGCCTGCATGACCGGGGTGGGCACCCGGCTGTTCCTGCGTGAGCTCGCCGCCCGCGACCCCGAACTCCTCACGCTGCTCAGGGGCGTGCCGCTGATCGCGCGGGGTCACAAACCCCTGCAGGCCCTCAGGGAGTTCGGCCTGAGCGGCGTCATGGTGGCCCGCCCGCACACCTGGCAGGAGGTCATGGAGGCCATGCTGGCCGGCCTGCAGCGCGGCCAGCACGGCGTCATTCTGGAATACGGCGAGGCTACGCCGGTCGCCATGCTGCGCGAACTCGGCCATGCGGGCATCCGCGTGACCAGCGTGCCGGTCTACCGCTGCGCCTTTCCGCTCGACCCCGCGCCGCTGGCCCAGGCGATCCGCGACGTGGTGCTGGGCGGCCCGGACGTGCTGCTGCTCTCCAGCGGCACCCAGGCCCTGCACTTCCTGAAGTACGCCGAACGCCTGAAGCTGCTGGACGAGGCCCGCGCCGCCCTGAACCGCCTCGTGATCGTGTCCATCGGCCCGGCGTGCTCCGAGGCCGCCGCCGACCTGGGCCTGCGCATCGATCTGGAGGCCAACCCCCACAAGATGGGCATCCTGGTTCGCACCGCCGCCGAGCACGCGCCGGGGATCATCGCGGGGCGTGGGCTGAGGAAGACGGGGTAA
- a CDS encoding MFS transporter, translated as MTVSTAPTPTPTPTAPPLSREARQVVTFATLGFTLMFAVWVMFAIVGLPIRKELGLSDAQFTLLTAIPVLTGSLLRLPAGIWADRYGGKKVFLGVLLITAAFALALSFATGYGVLLALALGVGLAGVSFAVGNAWIAQWAPVSRQGLALGTFGAGNAGASLTKLLAPALIVAVPTGLLIPGGWHFVPFVFSVLLLLCAALTARFTPADTAQRSARTLADWLRPLAGAQVWRFGLYYVVFFGAYVALSLFLPRYYVDHYGLPLARAGLLTALFIFPASLLRPLGGYLSDRFGPRAVTVTSFGLMLLGLLPLMRELPVATFMALTTLVGVGMGVGKASTYTLIAQWYPGQMGVVGGLVGLLGGLGGFILPLLFAALKPSLGAQSAFVILFVLSVGSGVVFVANMIRLRVLGRAPSFA; from the coding sequence ATGACCGTATCCACCGCGCCCACCCCCACGCCCACCCCCACGGCGCCGCCCCTGAGCCGCGAAGCCCGGCAGGTCGTGACCTTCGCCACGCTGGGCTTCACGCTGATGTTCGCCGTGTGGGTCATGTTCGCCATCGTGGGCCTGCCCATCCGTAAGGAGCTGGGCCTGAGTGACGCGCAGTTCACGCTGCTGACCGCCATTCCCGTGCTGACCGGCTCGCTGCTGCGGCTGCCCGCCGGCATCTGGGCCGACCGCTACGGCGGCAAGAAGGTCTTCCTGGGCGTGCTGCTGATCACGGCCGCCTTCGCGCTGGCGCTGTCCTTCGCCACCGGGTACGGCGTCCTGCTGGCGTTGGCGCTGGGGGTTGGGCTCGCAGGGGTCAGCTTCGCGGTCGGCAACGCCTGGATCGCCCAGTGGGCGCCGGTCAGTCGTCAGGGCCTCGCGCTGGGCACCTTCGGGGCGGGGAACGCGGGGGCCAGCCTCACCAAGCTGCTCGCCCCGGCGCTGATCGTCGCCGTGCCCACCGGCCTGCTCATCCCCGGCGGCTGGCATTTCGTCCCTTTCGTCTTTTCCGTGCTGCTGCTCCTCTGTGCGGCCCTGACCGCCCGTTTCACGCCCGCCGACACCGCGCAGCGCAGCGCCCGCACACTGGCCGACTGGCTGCGCCCGCTGGCTGGCGCGCAGGTCTGGCGCTTCGGGCTGTACTACGTGGTGTTTTTCGGCGCCTACGTGGCCCTGAGCCTCTTCCTGCCCAGGTACTACGTCGACCACTACGGCCTGCCGCTGGCCCGCGCCGGCCTGCTCACCGCGCTGTTCATCTTCCCGGCCAGCCTGCTGCGCCCCCTGGGCGGCTACCTCAGTGACCGCTTCGGCCCGCGCGCCGTGACCGTCACCTCCTTCGGCCTGATGCTGCTGGGCCTGCTGCCGCTGATGCGTGAACTGCCGGTGGCCACCTTCATGGCGCTGACCACGCTGGTCGGCGTGGGCATGGGCGTGGGCAAGGCCAGCACCTACACCCTGATCGCCCAGTGGTACCCCGGCCAGATGGGCGTGGTCGGCGGGCTGGTCGGCCTGCTCGGCGGCCTGGGCGGCTTCATCCTGCCGCTGCTGTTCGCCGCCCTGAAACCCAGCCTGGGCGCCCAGTCGGCGTTCGTCATCCTGTTCGTGCTGAGCGTCGGCAGCGGCGTGGTCTTCGTGGCGAACATGATCCGGCTGAGGGTGCTGGGGCGGGCGCCGAGCTTCGCTTGA
- the nirB gene encoding nitrite reductase large subunit NirB: MTPPHPIPPPQVVIIGNGMVGHRLVEQLRAQADATQLGLTVICEESRLAYDRVHLSSHFDDPRPELALATEQGYAGSGVRVVYGRAHGVDVEARTVGVGDTTLRYDALVFATGSVPFVPPVPGNGAAGCFVYRTLDDLDRLREAARGASSGVVIGGGLLGLEAAGALRKLGLQTHVVEFAPHLMPAQLDPEGGATLRRTVEGMGIGVHTATATRQITADDQGRVTGLEFADGTGLQADVVVFSAGIRPRDDLARAAGLTVGERGGIGIDDTGRTSDPHVYAVGECALHEGRVYGLVAPGYQMARVVAANVLRELGVRAGEPVHFQGADLSTRLKLLGVEVGSFGDARGTTPECRTVSLSDNVRGTYSKLVLSADGTRVLGGLLVGDTARYADLLDLNLSGAALSVPPETLIVPPLPGAASSNTDALICSCENVREGALCAAIGGGARDVAGLKTCTGAGTGCGGCVPSLHGLLQSELRRLGEAVTNYLCEHFAHSRRELFDLVRVRGYRTWDEVLASHGAGHGCEICKPAVASILASLHHDYVLSPEHAPLQDTNDAFLANIQKNGTYSVVPRIPGGEVTPEGLIAIGEVARTFGLYCKITGGQRIDLLGAHVGDLPAIWERLIAAGFESGHAYGKSLRTVKSCVGSAWCRYGVQDSTSLAVRLELRYRGLRSPHKLKSGVSGCARECAEARGKDFGLIATETGWNVYVGGNGGVTPRHAVLLDEGLSEGEVIRVLDRFLMFYIRTADRLERTSTWLEGLEGGLDYLRSVILDDSLGLCTDLDAAMATHVGTYQDEWAAALEDPRTPERFRTFINSPERDDGIQWVDERGQIRPAVTHGLIPLPMAGGDD, encoded by the coding sequence ATGACCCCACCCCACCCCATCCCACCGCCCCAGGTGGTCATCATCGGCAACGGCATGGTCGGCCACCGGCTGGTCGAGCAGCTGCGCGCCCAGGCGGACGCCACGCAGCTCGGCCTGACCGTGATCTGCGAGGAATCGCGCCTCGCCTACGACCGCGTTCACCTGAGCAGCCACTTCGACGACCCCCGCCCGGAGCTGGCCCTGGCGACCGAGCAGGGCTACGCGGGATCGGGCGTGCGCGTGGTCTACGGCCGCGCCCACGGGGTCGATGTGGAGGCCAGGACGGTCGGCGTGGGCGACACGACGCTGCGCTACGACGCGCTGGTCTTCGCCACTGGCTCCGTGCCCTTCGTGCCCCCCGTGCCGGGCAACGGCGCGGCGGGCTGCTTCGTGTACCGCACGCTGGACGATCTGGACAGGCTCCGTGAGGCCGCGCGGGGCGCCAGCAGCGGCGTGGTCATCGGCGGCGGCCTGCTGGGTCTGGAAGCGGCCGGGGCGCTGCGGAAGCTGGGGCTGCAGACCCACGTGGTCGAGTTCGCCCCCCACCTGATGCCCGCGCAGCTCGACCCGGAAGGCGGCGCGACCCTGCGGCGCACGGTCGAGGGGATGGGCATCGGCGTGCACACCGCCACCGCCACCCGGCAGATCACGGCGGACGACCAGGGCCGCGTGACCGGCCTGGAGTTCGCAGACGGCACAGGGCTGCAGGCCGATGTGGTGGTCTTCTCCGCCGGCATCCGGCCCCGCGACGACCTGGCCCGCGCGGCGGGGCTGACCGTGGGCGAGCGCGGCGGCATAGGGATCGACGACACCGGCCGCACCAGCGACCCGCATGTGTACGCGGTCGGAGAATGCGCGCTGCACGAGGGCCGGGTGTACGGGCTGGTGGCGCCGGGCTACCAGATGGCGCGGGTGGTCGCCGCCAACGTCCTGCGCGAGCTGGGCGTGCGGGCGGGCGAGCCCGTCCACTTCCAGGGCGCCGACCTGTCGACCAGGCTGAAACTGCTGGGCGTGGAGGTCGGGTCGTTCGGAGACGCCCGGGGCACCACGCCGGAGTGCCGCACCGTGAGCCTCAGCGACAACGTGCGCGGCACGTACTCCAAGCTGGTGCTGAGCGCTGACGGCACCCGCGTGCTGGGCGGCCTGCTGGTGGGCGACACGGCCCGGTACGCCGACCTGCTGGATCTGAACCTCTCCGGCGCGGCGCTGAGCGTGCCCCCCGAGACGCTGATCGTGCCCCCGCTGCCCGGAGCGGCATCATCCAACACAGACGCCCTGATCTGCTCGTGCGAGAACGTCCGCGAGGGCGCCCTGTGCGCCGCGATCGGCGGGGGCGCGCGGGACGTGGCGGGCCTCAAGACCTGCACGGGCGCCGGCACGGGCTGCGGCGGCTGTGTGCCCAGCCTGCACGGGCTGCTGCAGAGCGAACTGCGCCGCCTGGGCGAGGCGGTCACGAACTACCTCTGCGAGCACTTCGCGCACTCGCGCCGGGAGCTGTTCGACCTCGTGCGCGTGCGCGGCTACCGCACGTGGGACGAGGTGCTGGCCTCGCACGGCGCGGGCCACGGCTGCGAGATCTGCAAGCCGGCGGTGGCGAGCATCCTGGCGAGCCTGCATCACGACTACGTGCTCAGTCCCGAGCACGCGCCGCTGCAGGACACCAACGACGCCTTCCTGGCGAACATCCAGAAGAACGGCACCTATTCGGTCGTGCCGCGCATCCCCGGCGGCGAGGTCACCCCCGAGGGGCTGATCGCCATCGGGGAGGTCGCCCGCACCTTCGGGCTGTACTGCAAGATCACCGGCGGGCAGCGCATCGACCTGCTGGGCGCCCACGTGGGCGACCTGCCGGCCATCTGGGAGCGGCTGATCGCGGCCGGCTTCGAGAGCGGGCACGCCTACGGCAAGAGCCTGCGCACCGTGAAAAGCTGCGTGGGCAGTGCGTGGTGCCGCTACGGCGTGCAGGACAGCACCTCGCTGGCCGTGCGGCTGGAGCTGCGCTACCGGGGCCTGCGCAGCCCGCACAAGCTCAAGAGCGGCGTGTCGGGCTGCGCGCGCGAGTGCGCTGAGGCGCGCGGCAAGGACTTCGGCCTGATCGCCACCGAGACGGGCTGGAACGTCTACGTGGGCGGCAACGGCGGCGTGACGCCCAGACACGCCGTGCTGCTGGACGAGGGGCTCTCGGAAGGCGAGGTGATCAGGGTTCTCGACCGCTTCCTGATGTTCTACATCCGGACGGCCGACCGCCTGGAGCGCACCTCGACCTGGCTGGAGGGCCTGGAGGGCGGCCTGGACTACCTGCGCTCGGTAATCCTGGACGACTCGCTGGGCCTGTGCACCGACCTCGACGCCGCCATGGCCACGCACGTCGGCACCTACCAGGACGAGTGGGCCGCCGCGCTGGAGGATCCCCGCACGCCGGAACGCTTCCGCACCTTCATCAACTCGCCGGAACGCGACGACGGCATCCAGTGGGTCGACGAGCGCGGCCAGATCCGCCCAGCCGTTACCCATGGACTCATTCCGTTGCCAATGGCGGGGGGAGACGACTGA
- the hisIE gene encoding bifunctional phosphoribosyl-AMP cyclohydrolase/phosphoribosyl-ATP diphosphatase HisIE yields MSPAPASLDSLSFDAAGLIPVVTQDARTGAVLMQAWADRAAVQRTLETREATYWSRSRGEQWVKGATSGHTQQVVDVRLDCDGDSLLYRVEQTGPACHTGEYSCFHRPLLEGEPSGTGLDGTLERVYATIAERLATLPENSYVARLHAGGLDRVLKKISEEAGEVLLAAKNGDRAELATEAADLLFHTLFALAEVGVSPAEVAAVLQAREGRTGLRGPKEAG; encoded by the coding sequence GTGAGTCCGGCACCGGCCAGCCTGGACAGCCTGAGCTTCGACGCCGCCGGCCTGATCCCGGTGGTGACCCAGGACGCCCGCACCGGCGCCGTGCTGATGCAGGCCTGGGCCGACCGCGCCGCCGTGCAGCGCACGCTGGAGACCCGCGAGGCCACCTACTGGTCGCGCTCGCGCGGCGAGCAGTGGGTCAAGGGAGCCACCAGCGGCCATACCCAGCAGGTCGTGGACGTGCGGCTCGACTGCGACGGCGACTCGCTGCTGTATCGCGTCGAGCAGACGGGCCCGGCCTGCCATACGGGCGAGTACTCGTGCTTCCACCGGCCCCTGCTGGAGGGCGAACCCTCCGGGACTGGCCTGGACGGCACGCTGGAGCGCGTGTACGCCACCATCGCAGAGCGGCTGGCGACCCTGCCGGAGAACAGCTACGTGGCGCGGCTGCACGCCGGCGGGCTCGACCGGGTGCTCAAGAAGATCAGCGAGGAAGCGGGCGAGGTGCTGCTGGCCGCCAAGAACGGCGACCGCGCCGAGCTGGCGACCGAGGCCGCCGACCTGCTGTTCCACACCCTGTTCGCCCTGGCCGAGGTCGGGGTCTCGCCGGCCGAGGTGGCGGCGGTGCTGCAGGCCCGTGAGGGCAGAACGGGGCTCCGGGGGCCGAAAGAGGCCGGGTGA
- a CDS encoding response regulator, with amino-acid sequence MTTRRILLIDDNPHDLELALSAFGDAQADGVEYAVDVAGSGQEAMERMQQALSGGQEGLPDLVLLDLKMPQMDGLAVLDALQAEEGLRDIPVVMLTTSGEDRDIRASYEHGASAYVIKPMDFRQFREAMHTIRAFWATLNHRPRLR; translated from the coding sequence GTGACGACTCGCAGAATTCTTCTTATCGACGACAACCCACACGACCTCGAACTCGCCCTGAGCGCCTTCGGAGACGCGCAGGCCGATGGGGTCGAATACGCCGTGGACGTGGCGGGCAGCGGCCAGGAAGCCATGGAGCGGATGCAGCAGGCCCTGAGCGGCGGTCAGGAGGGTCTGCCGGATCTGGTGCTGCTGGATCTGAAGATGCCGCAGATGGACGGGCTGGCCGTGCTGGACGCCCTGCAGGCCGAGGAAGGGCTGCGCGATATCCCGGTGGTCATGCTCACGACCAGCGGCGAAGACCGCGACATCCGCGCCTCCTACGAGCACGGCGCGAGTGCTTACGTCATCAAGCCCATGGACTTCAGACAGTTCCGCGAGGCCATGCACACCATCCGCGCGTTCTGGGCCACCCTGAACCACCGCCCGCGCCTGCGCTGA
- the hisF gene encoding imidazole glycerol phosphate synthase subunit HisF gives MLTKRIIPCLDVQSGRVVKNVRFFEDHRDAGDPLTLAQAYEAQQADELVFYDITATHEGRSLMLDVAAQVAEQVMMPLTVGGGIVALSDFRQLLMAGADKISVNSGALSRPELIREASEHHGAQCVMLSIDAKRRPGGGWNVFRGGGRIDTGLDLLEWAERGQSLGAGEICLNIMDADGTRAGFDLEATRAVALAVDIPVIASGGAGRLEDFRDVLLGGEAGGHADAALAASVFHFGELTVPQVKTYLHAQGLPVRPDWRDA, from the coding sequence ATGTTGACCAAACGCATCATCCCCTGCCTGGACGTGCAGAGCGGCCGGGTGGTGAAGAACGTGCGCTTCTTCGAAGACCACCGCGACGCCGGCGACCCGCTGACCCTGGCCCAGGCCTACGAGGCCCAGCAGGCCGACGAACTGGTCTTCTACGACATCACCGCCACCCATGAGGGGCGCTCGCTGATGCTGGACGTGGCCGCCCAGGTGGCCGAGCAGGTCATGATGCCGCTGACCGTGGGCGGCGGGATCGTGGCCCTGTCGGACTTCCGGCAGCTGCTGATGGCCGGCGCCGACAAGATCTCCGTGAATTCGGGCGCGCTGAGCCGCCCCGAGCTGATCCGTGAGGCCTCGGAGCACCACGGCGCCCAGTGCGTCATGCTCAGCATCGACGCCAAGCGGCGCCCGGGCGGCGGCTGGAACGTCTTCCGGGGCGGGGGGCGCATCGACACCGGCCTGGATCTGCTGGAGTGGGCCGAGCGCGGCCAGAGCCTGGGGGCGGGCGAGATCTGTCTCAACATCATGGACGCCGACGGCACCCGCGCCGGCTTCGACCTGGAGGCCACCCGCGCCGTGGCGCTGGCCGTGGACATCCCGGTGATCGCCTCGGGCGGCGCCGGCCGCCTGGAAGATTTCCGCGACGTGCTGCTGGGCGGCGAGGCCGGTGGGCACGCCGACGCCGCGCTGGCCGCCTCGGTCTTCCACTTCGGGGAGCTGACGGTGCCCCAGGTCAAGACCTACCTGCACGCCCAGGGGCTGCCGGTGCGCCCCGACTGGAGGGACGCGTGA
- the nirD gene encoding nitrite reductase small subunit NirD — protein MTLTPTRQPHDPALHWERVCALNDILPGLGVCALVGGEQVAVFHVAGQLFAVGNRDPFTGVGVISRGLTGSYTRAGETRLKVASPLLRHAFDLESGEYVGDPAVKLPTYPVRVQGGEVWIGSAV, from the coding sequence ATGACCCTGACCCCGACTCGCCAGCCTCACGACCCGGCCCTGCACTGGGAGCGCGTGTGTGCCCTGAACGACATCCTTCCCGGCCTGGGCGTGTGTGCCCTGGTGGGCGGCGAGCAGGTGGCCGTATTCCACGTCGCCGGACAGCTCTTCGCCGTGGGCAACCGCGATCCCTTCACCGGCGTAGGCGTGATCTCGCGCGGGCTGACCGGCAGCTACACGCGCGCGGGCGAGACCCGCCTGAAGGTCGCCTCGCCGCTGCTGAGGCACGCCTTCGATCTGGAAAGCGGCGAGTACGTCGGAGACCCGGCCGTGAAACTGCCCACCTACCCGGTGCGGGTGCAGGGAGGTGAGGTATGGATTGGTTCGGCGGTCTGA
- a CDS encoding molybdopterin oxidoreductase family protein yields MTAPPAADARPVRTTCPYCAVQCNFDLHIERGLPVKITPTRECPVAHGTVCKKGLAALNDVRHPNRLTQPLLRRGGELVPVSWAEALAYIREALTPLLERDPARVGVFGSGSLTNEKTYLLGKFARLALKTPNIDYNGRYCMASASAALNRTVGYDRGLGFPLAEMGESDLIVLVGANIAETLPPLVQHLSVARRRGALVYAIDPRATTTARVAGQHLAVRVGTDGVLALGLLHLMKRWGHIRPTAPAHGLLEVLEQADAYPPGRVAAECGIPEADLLTLAQRYADAVRPLILTGRGAEQHAHGTDTVQAWLNLAYLCGHFGKPGGGYGTLTGQGNGQGGREHGQKNDQLPGGRSLRDPRHRAEVAALWGVSPDDLPQPGLSAQNLLNACGREVEALIVLGSNPVVSAAGAGQITENLRALKHLIVIDFLPSETAQLATLVLPGSMWCEEEGTTTNLEGRVQRRRRAITAPGAAREDWRILCDLAAAVGRPQGFTYSGFRELQDEFFRATKGGKADYSGLSAERLDRASAQWPVPSATGPDTPHAYAPTYPTADGLATLHVPSFPLPTPPRTLTLTTGRLGGQYQSGTQTRRNPALRAENTAQIHPDTAREHGLGPGDSVTLRTLHGQATLPVSISPAIRADTVFLPFHWPGAANLLTDPYTLDPVSHMPAFKGTPVTLRPAHAPACAPARPEVALT; encoded by the coding sequence ATGACCGCGCCCCCTGCCGCCGACGCGCGCCCTGTCCGCACCACCTGCCCGTACTGCGCGGTGCAGTGCAATTTCGATCTGCACATCGAGCGCGGCCTGCCGGTCAAGATCACGCCGACCCGCGAGTGCCCGGTCGCCCACGGCACCGTCTGTAAGAAAGGGCTGGCCGCCCTGAACGACGTGCGCCACCCGAACCGGCTGACCCAGCCGCTGCTGAGGCGGGGTGGCGAGCTGGTGCCGGTGTCCTGGGCCGAGGCGCTGGCTTACATACGGGAAGCGCTGACGCCCCTGCTGGAGCGCGATCCGGCGCGGGTGGGCGTGTTCGGCAGCGGCAGCCTGACCAACGAGAAGACCTACCTGCTGGGCAAGTTCGCGCGGCTGGCCCTGAAGACCCCCAACATCGACTACAACGGCCGTTACTGCATGGCCTCGGCCAGTGCGGCCCTGAACCGCACGGTGGGCTACGACCGGGGCCTGGGCTTCCCGCTGGCCGAGATGGGAGAGAGCGACCTGATCGTGCTGGTGGGGGCGAACATCGCCGAGACGCTGCCGCCGCTGGTGCAGCACCTCAGCGTGGCGAGGCGCCGGGGCGCGCTGGTGTACGCCATCGACCCGCGCGCCACGACCACCGCCAGGGTGGCCGGGCAGCACCTGGCTGTGCGCGTGGGCACCGACGGCGTGCTGGCGCTGGGCCTGCTGCACCTGATGAAGCGGTGGGGCCACATCCGCCCGACCGCGCCGGCCCACGGACTGCTGGAGGTGCTGGAACAGGCCGACGCCTACCCGCCCGGGCGCGTGGCCGCCGAGTGCGGCATCCCGGAGGCCGACCTGCTGACCCTGGCCCAGCGCTACGCCGACGCGGTGAGGCCACTGATCCTGACCGGGCGCGGCGCCGAGCAGCACGCCCACGGCACCGACACCGTGCAGGCCTGGCTGAACCTGGCCTACCTGTGTGGGCACTTCGGCAAGCCTGGCGGCGGCTACGGCACCCTGACCGGCCAGGGCAACGGCCAGGGCGGGCGCGAGCACGGGCAGAAGAACGACCAGCTCCCCGGTGGGCGCTCCCTGCGCGACCCCCGCCACCGCGCCGAGGTGGCCGCGCTGTGGGGCGTCTCGCCCGACGACCTGCCCCAGCCCGGCCTGTCGGCGCAGAACCTCCTGAACGCCTGTGGACGCGAGGTCGAGGCCCTGATCGTGCTGGGCTCCAACCCCGTGGTGAGCGCGGCGGGCGCCGGGCAGATCACCGAGAACCTCAGGGCCCTCAAGCACCTCATCGTCATCGATTTCCTGCCCTCCGAGACGGCGCAGCTCGCCACCCTGGTGTTGCCCGGCTCGATGTGGTGCGAGGAGGAAGGCACGACCACCAACCTGGAGGGCCGCGTGCAGCGCCGCCGCAGGGCCATCACCGCGCCCGGCGCCGCCCGCGAGGACTGGCGCATCCTGTGCGACCTCGCCGCCGCCGTGGGCCGCCCCCAGGGCTTCACCTACAGCGGCTTCCGCGAGCTGCAGGACGAGTTCTTCCGCGCCACGAAGGGCGGAAAGGCCGACTACTCCGGCCTGAGCGCCGAGCGCCTCGACCGCGCCAGCGCCCAGTGGCCCGTGCCCAGCGCCACGGGGCCGGACACCCCCCACGCCTACGCGCCCACCTACCCGACGGCCGACGGGCTGGCGACCCTGCACGTGCCGAGCTTCCCGCTGCCGACGCCCCCACGCACGCTGACCCTGACCACCGGCCGCCTGGGCGGGCAGTACCAGAGCGGCACCCAGACCCGCCGCAACCCGGCCCTGCGCGCCGAGAACACGGCCCAGATCCACCCCGACACGGCCCGCGAGCACGGCCTCGGGCCGGGTGACTCGGTGACCCTGCGAACCCTGCACGGGCAGGCCACGCTGCCGGTGTCCATCAGCCCTGCCATCCGCGCCGACACGGTGTTCCTGCCCTTCCACTGGCCGGGGGCGGCCAACCTGCTCACCGACCCCTACACCCTCGATCCGGTGTCGCACATGCCCGCCTTCAAGGGCACGCCCGTGACCCTGCGCCCGGCCCACGCGCCGGCGTGCGCTCCCGCCCGCCCGGAGGTGGCCCTGACATGA
- a CDS encoding DUF72 domain-containing protein — protein MRVYIGCGGYSNDDWTAPGLIYEGVKKDEYLDTYARHFDAVELNSSFYAIPGLKAFEGMARKSGGRTRFAVKLNKAFTHDRAPTDADFDRMLQSPEPLRDAGLMGPYLAQFPYSFHRTAENRKYLLMLAERFAGHELAVELRHGGWDKPEVREGMGEFGLIWVSPDYPPVGGMPEPQVHVTGDVGYLRLHGRNKGSWWEGQSAAERHDYLYNRAEMDEWAEKIALVEGDLSELYVFFQNTTKGHALKNIPLLREALNARGVPVKTPDPGDDGRLL, from the coding sequence ATGCGCGTGTACATCGGTTGCGGCGGCTACAGCAACGACGACTGGACGGCCCCGGGCCTGATCTACGAGGGCGTGAAGAAAGACGAGTACCTGGACACCTACGCCCGGCATTTCGACGCGGTGGAACTCAACTCCAGCTTCTACGCCATCCCCGGCCTGAAGGCCTTCGAGGGCATGGCCCGCAAGTCGGGGGGCCGCACCCGCTTCGCGGTCAAGCTGAACAAGGCCTTCACCCACGACCGCGCCCCCACCGACGCCGATTTCGACCGGATGCTGCAGAGCCCCGAGCCCCTGCGCGACGCGGGGCTGATGGGGCCGTACCTGGCGCAGTTCCCCTACTCCTTCCACCGCACGGCCGAGAACCGCAAGTACCTGCTGATGCTCGCCGAACGCTTCGCCGGGCACGAATTGGCCGTGGAACTCCGTCACGGCGGCTGGGACAAGCCCGAGGTGCGGGAGGGCATGGGCGAGTTCGGCCTGATCTGGGTCAGCCCGGATTACCCGCCGGTGGGCGGCATGCCCGAGCCGCAGGTACACGTGACCGGCGACGTGGGCTACCTGAGACTGCACGGCCGCAACAAGGGCTCGTGGTGGGAGGGCCAGAGCGCCGCCGAGCGCCACGACTACCTCTACAACCGCGCCGAAATGGACGAGTGGGCCGAGAAGATCGCCCTGGTCGAGGGGGATCTGAGCGAGCTGTACGTGTTCTTCCAGAACACCACGAAGGGCCACGCCCTGAAGAACATCCCCCTGCTGCGCGAGGCCCTGAACGCCCGCGGCGTGCCGGTGAAAACGCCTGATCCGGGGGACGACGGGCGGCTGTTGTAG